Genomic segment of Diachasmimorpha longicaudata isolate KC_UGA_2023 chromosome 14, iyDiaLong2, whole genome shotgun sequence:
CTCAATTCACCATTTGGAGATCTTGATTTAGAGCTCTGAGGGGGAGGTCTGAGCATGGGAATTCCCCCAGTAGCTCCATCCTGGGCCTTATTGACTGTTGAGTATCCTCCAGGTGCTTCATTAGTATTTTTACAAACGTCTTTTGCCCCGAGGCTCTTCTCCAACTCAACCAGAAAAGCAGGATCCAATTTTTTGGGAGAACTATGAGGTTTAACGTCTATCGTGAGCTCTCCCATATTTTGAGCAATATCCACGTTGGATTTAGGCTTCGGTGGGCTCTCATTGGGACCGAGAGCTGGTGGTGGAGGTGGAACAACAGGAAAATTCGGTCTGGCAGTTACACTGGTGTAAGTCTGGGGCTCCTCGGACAAATCCTCAGGCCAACTTACCTGACTCACGACACCTGGAGATACTTTATCAACCTCACTATAGTGTTGAATTGAATATCCATTTCCCTCAACTCTTCCACTGACATTCAAATTCGTATTCTCCGATCTCATGTCTTTGTTGAGATTCAACGAGTATTGATTGACCTCCAAATTTGTACTATTTCCATCTGAATTTCCTTGCACGTTTGAAGCCACCTCAGTTGTCTCGACGTTCATATAGGATTGCTGGGTCTTCAGGTAATGATTCACATGATCCTGGGGTACGTGAGAGTAATATCGCGACGTGGGAACTCCCACGAAGACTCTGGATGTATCGAAAGGATCGTTTTGTACCTGATTTCCCGGAAAATTCGCATAAGTCCTGGCCTCGTCCTCAGACCAAAATTCCCCAGATCTTCCCCCCGACGTATCGATGGGCTCGTCCAGAATATTGACAACTCTCTTGCAGGTGGCATCGGGCTTTGCAGCATTGGCTATCTCCTCGGGTGATAAATCTATCAAACTTCCTTCGTGATTTTGTACATTGCTCGTTTTAATTGGACTAGATCTCAAGTCGTTCTGGAATTTTCGATAGTTAAACTGATTCTTCGACTTCTGCCCGGGGAATTTTCTCTTGTCAGCTGGAGTGACGCCCACAACATCCGGTGGTTCCATTGGATTCCTCAAGTAAACGTCGTCAATGAACTGAGGACTGCCCCAGCTCTTTCCAAAGGGTGCGCCATGTCCAGTGTGAATAAACGAATTTTCCAAAGGTTTACTGATATCCTCGGGTTGCTTTCGCCTCATTGGATCCACAAGACACCTGGGGAAATGTCCAACCTGAAAAGTCCTCTGATTCTGCCCCTTCCACCAGTAATTCTCAGGTCTTCCATCAATTATCACTATCTGATCTCCATTCTCAATCGTCATCTTGTCAGGCTCTTCGAATTTATTCAATGCCTTCATGACACTGGGTACCATAGACGTCAGGGACTCTTTCAAAGCTGCAAATGTAGGCCTGTCAGCTGGATTTTTCTCCCAACACTTGAGCATCATCTGGAACATTGCTGGGGGACTAGCCTCCGGCTCATAAAGTCTCTCCCCCTCTCTGTCGATTTTCCTGAGGATTTCTGAGCCATTTAGACCTACCCAGGGCTCCTCCCCAAAGGTTAACATCTCCCAGAGGGTCACACCGAACATCCAAACGTCAGATGCATGTGAAAATTGTCTGGATTTCAAAGACTCTGGAGCACACCAGGGAAAAGGTACCTTCTTGTGCTCAGTCATTACGTAGCAATCTTCCTGCTGGGGGAGTGCCCTCATCAGTCCAAAGtctccaatttttattttatcgaccGATGACAAAAGAACATTTCTGCAGGCAAGATCTCTGTGGAGAAATCTCTTCGATTCCAGATAAGCCATTCCCGTGGCGACTTGCAGGGAGTAATCACAGAGTGTTAAGACTGAAATGTGACCACATTGCTTTCGTAGATAGTCCAGGAGAGCCCCAAGAGGTGCCAGTTCTGTTACCATCATCATGGGAGATGAGAGAACGACTCCGTAAAGACGAATCAAATTGTGATGATCCAGTGTATGCATTGCCTGCACTTCAGAGACAAAATCTTCTATCACCGAGGGTTGGGTGAGGGCGTCTGCCTTCAGGACTTTGACAGCTACTGAAAGGATTCTACCGGTTGGAGAGCTCCATTCCCCTCTTCTGACAACTCCAAAACTACCATCTCCCAGTTTAATTGATAACGTCACGTCTTTGTCTTGGATTAAACAGGTTAGGATTGACACAGGGGCTTCCAGAGGTTGAGACGAGCGTTTGGTACTCTTGGCACTCCCCCCTGGACGGATTTTCGTGATgaggtttttctttttttgggaagctctttttttcttcatcgcgTCCATGAGCCTTCGTATTCCTGGCTTCCCCAGGCCAATTTTCTCGAGGTCTTCTGGCTGAACGTAGTCAAAATGGTGGAGACGTGTTACCTGGAGATCATCGCGAATTCTCGTGAAGAACTGCGAGAGCTGGACGTCGTGGAGAAGCTCCAAAAGCCACTCTGTACCTTCTTCCTCCGCCATTGTTGTCTTATTGTTATGATGAGGAGATCTGAGGGTAGAAATTGAGATTTACAGACACTGATAAAGACGAGTGATCAcaaatcatcaattatttaGTCTGAGTTCAAGAGGTTACTGGACAGGAAATTAAATGATCGTTCGGACCTGATGACCGCACGACGGTgacagataaaaaattgttggtgGACATATTCAGCAGAAAAAAAGTTCCTACagcaattgaaataattcacgtCTTCCCAAAATATCATTTAATCGACTTCAAAGGATATCTTATCGTAAATTTGAAGAAGATAATTCATATCAGCActttaaaaaatagagaaaaatgttaaaattggCAAGCATCTATGAGAGAATGGAAGCAATACTTTAATTAGACTCACCTAATGTTTTGAAATCAGTGCAACTTTTATGTGACTGACATATCCAATCCAATCGAGGACTAGAAATCCGTGAAGGCCACTGGCTCTtgcattttaatgattttgagATGCTTCAGGGACATTATCGATGCACGCCCATCTCTCCCTCGTTCCcgaaacaaaattaatgaaaataaaaaaatgtcaattctcCCCTGAAAACCTGAATATCCAGAGTCTTGCCACTTTTGGCGATCCAATAGCACAAAACTGATCCTTTTTTACACATCTACTTTCACCTGAAATTTCTCAGAGCACTGCATTGTTTCAATCGTCTAAATACATTCTTCACCTTAATATTCTTGATTCAACCTTAAATTTCCTCATAATTCCTCGTACGGAATTTCTTCAATCCCTTCTGAGAATCAGCGAATCACTTTGGTGTTCCTCCACTTGTGTACACCTTTTTGTGGGGAGGCTGTGTGTATCCgagagacgagaaaaaaaatacgataaaCCGGGCGAGGGGGAATATCCTGTCACCGACGAGTCACTTCACAAAAACACCTCAACTTTGATTCCCCAGGACTTCTGGACAATTCTCCTCAATTATTGACAAACAATTGCAGTAATACCGAGAGTACGAGGCCCTTGAAGGCGTCCGAGGAGCCAGAAAACTGTTAAATGATCCTCATTGTGTCCCATTCGTGTCACTTGTCATGATTGTGTTACGTCTATGTAAATTCCCTCCAAGGCCCGTCCCTATGTGACGACAAAATGGCAGAGGTCGTGTGCTTAAAATTCCCGCCGACGATTCCCTGGACTTCATGAGCTGATGAAATGCATTTAACAACGTGATAATCATGTAGAAATATCGATAACCCGTCTCACCCCTTTCTCAGCAAATTCCCGATGACATCATAATTCCAAAAACAAATAACATCCTTTAGATTCTGCACTCGAAAAAACCTCGTATACTACAGTGTATGCCACCAGGGTATCCGTATGCTATAAGTCATGTCCCAAAAACAACCTCAAAAGTCTCGGTTGCATTAACTTGCATCACCCAATCCTCGTGCTCAGTTCGCCGGCAGTTGTCACGTCCTGAGACCCAGAAACAAAGCATTGACGAAATGCGTGAGAAGCTTCCAGAGACGATAAACTTCCCCCAGGAGGAGCAGAAGATCCTGAAGTTTTGGACAGACAACAAAGTCTTCGAGACGAGTCTCAAACAGTCAAAAGGAAAGCCGAAGTACTCGTTCTTCGATGGACCTCCATTCGCCACGGGATTACCTCACTACGGTCACATCCTTGCTGGAACGATAAAGGACATCGTCACGAGGTATGCTCACCAGAAAGGATACCATGTGGAACGTCGATTTGGTTGGGACACACATGGCCTTCCTGTGGAGTTTGAGATCGACAAAGCTTTGGGGATAAAGGGCCCTGAGGATGTCGAGAAAATGGGGATTGAGAATTACAACAAGGAGTGCAGGAACATTGTCATGAGATACGCAGATGAATGGGAGAGAATAGTAACGAGAGTGGGAAGGTGGATTGATTTCAAGAACGATTACAAAACTCTGTACCCTTGGTACATGGAGTCCATATGGTGGATCTTCAAGGAGCTCTTTAACAAGGGTCTGGTCTACCAGGGTGTGAAGGTGATGCCGTATTCAACGGGCTGCAACACTCCTTTATCCAATTTCGAATCAGGCCAGAATTACAAACAAGTCATTGATCCATCGGTATTTATCACATTTCCACTCCTGAATGAGAAAGGACCAGCTGGGGAGACGGTCTGCCTCGTCGCCTGGACAACTACCCCCTGGACTCTACCCAGTAATTTAGCTCTGTGTTGCAACCCCAATTTTGAGTACGTGAAGGTCAGCGATAAAGCCTCGAAGAGGATCTTTATTCTACTGGAGGTCGCCCTGGAGAGGGTCTACAAATCGAGCGATCTTTACGAAGTCATTGGGAAGGTCAAGGGGTCAGAGCTGAAGGGAAAGAGCTACGAGCCACTATTTTCTTATTTCGAAGACCTGCGGAAAAAACAAAACGCATTCAGAGTTCTCAACGATAATTACGTCACTGGAGACACTGGAACAGGAATCGTTCACCAGGCGCCTTACTTCGGTGAGGACGATTACAGGTGCTGCCTGGAGGCTGGAATAATAACCAGAGATCAGGAGCCAATTTGTCCAGTGGACAGCGCAGGAAGATTCACTGATGAGGTGTCAGATTTCAAGGGGATGTACGTGAAGGATGCGGATAAGGAAATTGTTAAGAATCTCCTGGCATCAGGAAAATGTGTCAAATACGTTGGTCACTCTCACAGCTATCCTTACTGCTGGAGATCAAACACTCCCCTGATCTACAAAGCAGTTCCATCCTGGTTCATAAGAGTGGAGGCCGTCAaagataaattattatcatcgaACAGTGAGACGTACTGGGTACCTGATTACGTCAAGGACAAACGATTTGGTAATTGGTTGAGAGACGCCAGGGACTGGGCCATCAGCAGGAACAGATACTGGGGGAATCCCATGCCCTTGTGGATCTCGGAAGATAGGAAAGAGGTCGTCTGTGTGGGGAGTATTGCCGAGTTGGAGAAACTGACAGGACAGAAGGTATCCGACCTCCACAGGGAGTCCATCGATCACCTGACAATTCCATCGAGGAGACCCGGATGTCCACCATTGCGCAGGATATCTGAAGTCTTTGACTGTTGGTTTGAGTCCGGATCCATGCCCTATGCACAGCTGCATTATCCTTTTGAGAAAGTCAAGGACTTTGAGGAGACTTTCCCTGCTGATTTCATCGCTGAAGGTATTGATCAGACAAGAGGATGGTTCTACACCCTCTTGGTGATCTCAACAGCTCTTTTCGACAAGCCGCCATTCAAAAATCTCGTTTGTAATGGCTTGATCCTGGCATCCGATGGACAGAAAATGTCGAAGAGCAAGAAGAATTATCCGGATCCTATGGAGGTTGTGGACAGATTTGGAGCTGATGCCTTGAGGCTTTACCTCATCAACTCGCCGGTTGTCAGAGCTGAAAATTTGAGATTCAAAGAGGAGGGCGTCAGAGACATCATCAAGGACGTATTTCTACCTTGGTACAATGCCTTCAGATTCCTCCAGCAGAACATCGACAGATACGAAACTGATGAGAAAACCACATTCATTTACAACGAGAGTGAAAACGAATTGAATAACATTTCTAACAACATCATGGACAAGTGGATTATTTCATTCACCCAGACTCTTCTGGAGTTCCTGAAGAAGGAGATGAAGGGGTACAGACTGTACACAGTAGTACCAAGGCTTATTAAGTACATTGACAACCTGACAAACTGGTATGTCAGGATGAACAGGAGGAGAATAAAGGGTGACAACGGCCCTGAGGACTGCAGAAGAGCTCTCAACACTCTCTTCACTGTAATCTACACGATGACTCGTATCAACGCCCCCTTCACTCCGTTCCTGAGTGAATTCATGTACCAGAGGATTGTGCATCTCCTCCCAAAAGCCCCGAAACAAGACTCAGCAGAGTCTGTCCACTACCAG
This window contains:
- the LOC135169176 gene encoding tyrosine-protein kinase sid-3; its protein translation is MAEEEGTEWLLELLHDVQLSQFFTRIRDDLQVTRLHHFDYVQPEDLEKIGLGKPGIRRLMDAMKKKRASQKKKNLITKIRPGGSAKSTKRSSQPLEAPVSILTCLIQDKDVTLSIKLGDGSFGVVRRGEWSSPTGRILSVAVKVLKADALTQPSVIEDFVSEVQAMHTLDHHNLIRLYGVVLSSPMMMVTELAPLGALLDYLRKQCGHISVLTLCDYSLQVATGMAYLESKRFLHRDLACRNVLLSSVDKIKIGDFGLMRALPQQEDCYVMTEHKKVPFPWCAPESLKSRQFSHASDVWMFGVTLWEMLTFGEEPWVGLNGSEILRKIDREGERLYEPEASPPAMFQMMLKCWEKNPADRPTFAALKESLTSMVPSVMKALNKFEEPDKMTIENGDQIVIIDGRPENYWWKGQNQRTFQVGHFPRCLVDPMRRKQPEDISKPLENSFIHTGHGAPFGKSWGSPQFIDDVYLRNPMEPPDVVGVTPADKRKFPGQKSKNQFNYRKFQNDLRSSPIKTSNVQNHEGSLIDLSPEEIANAAKPDATCKRVVNILDEPIDTSGGRSGEFWSEDEARTYANFPGNQVQNDPFDTSRVFVGVPTSRYYSHVPQDHVNHYLKTQQSYMNVETTEVASNVQGNSDGNSTNLEVNQYSLNLNKDMRSENTNLNVSGRVEGNGYSIQHYSEVDKVSPGVVSQVSWPEDLSEEPQTYTSVTARPNFPVVPPPPPALGPNESPPKPKSNVDIAQNMGELTIDVKPHSSPKKLDPAFLVELEKSLGAKDVCKNTNEAPGGYSTVNKAQDGATGGIPMLRPPPQSSKSRSPNGELRGTSLPSKVQNSWQSKNTNVQRPQSQLIQSSPQNQMLETSTEMIIGQMWQQVHSPSSHTAQTDKKVQSIYAPSSEIQHDMRNHQNLPPIAPLKVPQHDQGHLLLQIAPNVTNNSGNSVNYNYLPAQQSNYNFPPAIQPPNSVPGVNHVQNDLQPTRAAPPRPNVPAPGTLSEKVYAELRENVPNLDQLSQSEFNTLYNKTVQQNILRNSQGLSNGRQAQTLPRNYPQEHPFDFSPSLKQPPVYNPPPTWSPMKSGQNGYSQNPNLQRSISSPGQTGSPNLMHFTPTRPAPGPSGGHSAGAGRCLLPQMNETVVNTQLGTCAAAYPGGISPPLTGASQQLVMSLNDEFRASKIMKVQKDAVDASQQEILAALQATGWDTSQAARQIIKDRQAKIDNLTRLGLANRHQCEGALKQTEYDVELAASLLLDRVR
- the LOC135169175 gene encoding isoleucine--tRNA ligase, cytoplasmic; the encoded protein is MPPGYPYAISHVPKTTSKVSVALTCITQSSCSVRRQLSRPETQKQSIDEMREKLPETINFPQEEQKILKFWTDNKVFETSLKQSKGKPKYSFFDGPPFATGLPHYGHILAGTIKDIVTRYAHQKGYHVERRFGWDTHGLPVEFEIDKALGIKGPEDVEKMGIENYNKECRNIVMRYADEWERIVTRVGRWIDFKNDYKTLYPWYMESIWWIFKELFNKGLVYQGVKVMPYSTGCNTPLSNFESGQNYKQVIDPSVFITFPLLNEKGPAGETVCLVAWTTTPWTLPSNLALCCNPNFEYVKVSDKASKRIFILLEVALERVYKSSDLYEVIGKVKGSELKGKSYEPLFSYFEDLRKKQNAFRVLNDNYVTGDTGTGIVHQAPYFGEDDYRCCLEAGIITRDQEPICPVDSAGRFTDEVSDFKGMYVKDADKEIVKNLLASGKCVKYVGHSHSYPYCWRSNTPLIYKAVPSWFIRVEAVKDKLLSSNSETYWVPDYVKDKRFGNWLRDARDWAISRNRYWGNPMPLWISEDRKEVVCVGSIAELEKLTGQKVSDLHRESIDHLTIPSRRPGCPPLRRISEVFDCWFESGSMPYAQLHYPFEKVKDFEETFPADFIAEGIDQTRGWFYTLLVISTALFDKPPFKNLVCNGLILASDGQKMSKSKKNYPDPMEVVDRFGADALRLYLINSPVVRAENLRFKEEGVRDIIKDVFLPWYNAFRFLQQNIDRYETDEKTTFIYNESENELNNISNNIMDKWIISFTQTLLEFLKKEMKGYRLYTVVPRLIKYIDNLTNWYVRMNRRRIKGDNGPEDCRRALNTLFTVIYTMTRINAPFTPFLSEFMYQRIVHLLPKAPKQDSAESVHYQMIPEPNLQLVDEKIERSVSYMQTVIELGRIVRDRKTIPVKYPLPEIVVIHQDEMILEEIVNLKSYILEELNVKELTVTTDKQKYGVCLRAEPDHKTLGFRLKGEFKGIIQAIKDLSDAQLQEFLVSKKIVVNNHELGEEDLRLMFSFSGPTAQQLSMKYEAHCEGNVLILLDVTPDESMQHEGIAREIINRIQRLRKKAQLVPTDEAEVYYDISDKDSSLYKVIGDYKEFIEGITKTPQRELGGASGGDAIIEEMQKIKGVEMKLVLVKKGGSKADEPVCKYVNIILEGMEPRYGATSVNGTVFLENQKDGTGITLKQLRREIDIIFGLLGRNFDIYFEGKKVEGDFECQNMNKKTIIIVKADEIPKQVSGGSQKPFCKFVNQEINNRIYSIFLENPQGFVLNNLEGMREMFN